The nucleotide sequence CGGCCGACCGCGACCGGCTCCTGGAGCGCCTGTCCATCGACGGCAAGGTCACGGGCCTGGAGACGCGCTTTTACCGCAAGGACCGCACCGTCAAATGGATCTCCCAGGCGGCCCGGCTCGTGCGCGACGAAGCCGGGGAGCCCCGCTACATCGAGGGCCTCAACATCGACATCACGGCCCGCAAACGGGCCGAGGAAGCCTACAACGACATCCTGGAGCGCTACCGCTCCATCGTCACCGGCAGCATCGACGGCGTCATCCTGTGCGACGCATCCGGGGCCATCGTCACGGCCAACCCGGAATCCGAACGCATTTTTGGCCGCAAGCAGGCCGATCTGGCCGGAGCCGGCATCGCCGGCCTCATCGCCGACGACGACGGCCGTCGCGAGGCCGCCCTGGCCGCCCTGGCCGAGGGCGGCCGGTTTCGCGGCGAACTGACCGGGATTGGCCCGGACGGCCGGACCGTGCCCCTGGAAGTCTCGGCCAGCGGCTTTCCCCACAAGGACGGCCCCCACCACAGCGTCTGGATCGTGCGCGACGTGGCCGACCGCAAGCAGGCCGAGGGCGTGCTGCGCGAAAGCGAGGAGAAATTTCGCCGCACCTTTGACCAGTCGCCCATCGGCGCCTCCATCCTGTCGCTGGACTACCGGTTCCTTCGCGTCAACGACGCCCTGTGCCGCATCACCGGCTACGCCGCCTCGGAACTGCAAGGCAAATCCATGCTGGCCGTCACCCACCCCGACGACGTGGCCGAGACCGTGCGCTACGCCGAGCGCCTCATGGCCGGGGAGTTCGACCGCTACGAGATCGACAAGCGCTACGTGCGCCTGGACGGCGAGATCGTCTGGGTCCATCTGTCGGTGCGGCTGATTCGCGACGTGGCCGGCCGGCCGCTCTACCTCATGCCCATGGTCCAGGACGTCACCGAGCGGGTGCGGGCCGAGGGGGAAATGCGCGAGCTTTTGGCCGAAAAGGAAAGCCTTCGCCTCAACCTCGAAGCCATCTTCCGGGCCATCCCCGACGCCATCGTGGTGGTGGACACCCGGATGCGGGTCATTAAAACCAACCGGGCGCTCACCGACGTCTGTTTCGTCGGCGACATCAAGACCGGCCCGGGCGGGCAGCAGGTGGTGGCCGGGGCCTGCCGGCGCGGCTGTTTCGCCGCCCTGCGCGAGACCCTGGCTACCCAAAAGCCGGTGGTGGAATACCGGGTGGAATGCCTGGGCCAAAATCCGGGCCGGGTGGTGGTCATCAATTCCATGCCCCTGACCGGCGAGGCCGGGGCCTTTGTCGGCGCGGTGCTCATCATCCGCGACATCACCCGCCTGGCCGACCTGGAACGCCGGCTGACCGACCTGCACAGCCACCGGGGCATCATCGGCAAATCCAAACCCATGCGCGACATCTACCCCATGCTCGACCAGCTCGGCGAGGTGGACACCACGGTGCTGGTCACCGGCGAATCCGGCACCGGCAAGGAACTGGTGGCCGAGGCCGTCCACTACGGCGGCCCCAGGGCCAAAAAGCCCTTCATCCGGGTCAACTGCTCGGCCCTGTCCGACGAGCTTTTAGGCAGCGAACTGTTCGGCCACGTGCGCGGGGCCTTTACCGGGGCCATCCGGGACAAGGTCGGCCGGTTCGAGGCGGCCCAGGGCGGCACCATCCTGCTCGACGAAATCGGCGACGTGTCGCCGCGCCTGCAGCTGGGGCTGTTACGGGTGCTGGAGACCAAGGAATTCGAGCGGGTGGGCGAGGCCAAGACGCGCAAGGCCGACGTGCGGGTCATCGCCGCCACCAACGTGGACCTGCCCGAGCGCATCCGGGCCGGGCTGTTTCGGGCCGATCTGTATTACCGCCTCAAGGTGGTGCAGGTGCATCTGCCGCCCTTGCGAGACCGGGCCGAGGACATTCCGCTTTTGTCCGAACATTTCCTGCGCCACTTCGCGGCCAACTTCGGCAAGACCATCACCCGGCTTTCCGAGGAGGTCATGGGCATCCTCATGGACTATGCCTGGCCGGGCAACGTGCGCGAACTCAAGTACGCCATGGAGCACGCCTGCGTGGTCTGCCCGGAGGGCGAGATCATGGCCGTCCATCTGCCGCGCGAGCTGCTCTCGCCCGCGCCGCCGGCTGTTGCGGCGACCGTTGGCCGGCCCTGGCGCGGGGGCCTCACCCGCCAGGCCATCGACGGGGCCCTGCGCCAGGCGGCGGGCAATCGCGCCCAGGCGGCGCGACTGCTCGGCGTGGACCGGCGCACGCTCTATCGGAACATGGCCCGGCTGGGCGTCGGCTGAACCGGGGCCGGCAATGTGTGGCACACGCCACACATTGCGCCACATGTGTGGCGCAAACGCCACACATGCACGCCACACATCGCTGCATCCCTCCCCACCCTTTTCCATACAAAAACCAAACAAAACAAGCATATAAAGCATATTGTTCGTTTCCGAACTATTGGCACACTCTTTGCCTATAATGGCGCAAACGTCTTTGGCGCGAAAGCGCCTGACAGGGTCTGTCGGCCAGGGCAGGACGGAAACGCCTTACTCCGTCCTTGGCGCACTTCACGGCCTAACCGGCCAAACGCGGGACGCACTGATCTGCGGACGAGCTTCCCGCAAGGAGCGTGGGCATGAGCGGCCACAAAGCGATTTACAAGTCTCTGTATTTCTGGGTCATCATGGGCATCGTCGTCGGCATCGTCCTGGGCCTCGTTCCGGCCACCAAGGGATTCGCCGAGTCCATGCAGCCTTTTGGCACGGCCTTTATCCGCATGGTCAAGATGATCATCGCGCCCATCATCTTCTGCACCGTCGTCACCGGCATCGCCAAGATGGGCGACATGGGGAAAGTCGGCCGCGTGGGCATCAAATGCATGCTCTACTTCTGGAGCATGACCCTTTTCGCCCTGGCCATCGGCCTGGTCGTGGTCAACCTCTACAAGCCCGGGGCCGGCATGGACGACTATGCCGCCAAGATGCAGGCCAACCAGAAGGAAATCGCCAAGGTCGAGGACTTCGCCGGCAAGGCCAAAAAGATGTCCACCGTGGACTTCCTCATGAACATCGTGCCCACCTCCGTGGTCGACGCCTTTGCCAAGGGCGAGATCCTGCAGGTGCTGTTCTTCTCCATCCTGTTTGGCGTCGGCCTGGCCAACATCGGCGACAAGGCCAAGAACATCGTCAAGATCATTGACGAATTCGGGAGGGGCCTGTTCAAGGTCGTTCACTACATCATGTATTT is from Solidesulfovibrio magneticus RS-1 and encodes:
- a CDS encoding PAS domain S-box protein, whose amino-acid sequence is MPPYDPLAVGVVLVGDDGTVAEADAEARRLLGLDLSGAVAPRWTQLGLSESVHEPPAGRGTLVSRNAPDEGLRWFVLSRRPLRLAGEPVYVFSLADVTPLVADLDKYRGFFTNAVEGIFQSTPGGRFLDVNPALAAILGYDGPADMITALSDLRAELYVDPADRDRLLERLSIDGKVTGLETRFYRKDRTVKWISQAARLVRDEAGEPRYIEGLNIDITARKRAEEAYNDILERYRSIVTGSIDGVILCDASGAIVTANPESERIFGRKQADLAGAGIAGLIADDDGRREAALAALAEGGRFRGELTGIGPDGRTVPLEVSASGFPHKDGPHHSVWIVRDVADRKQAEGVLRESEEKFRRTFDQSPIGASILSLDYRFLRVNDALCRITGYAASELQGKSMLAVTHPDDVAETVRYAERLMAGEFDRYEIDKRYVRLDGEIVWVHLSVRLIRDVAGRPLYLMPMVQDVTERVRAEGEMRELLAEKESLRLNLEAIFRAIPDAIVVVDTRMRVIKTNRALTDVCFVGDIKTGPGGQQVVAGACRRGCFAALRETLATQKPVVEYRVECLGQNPGRVVVINSMPLTGEAGAFVGAVLIIRDITRLADLERRLTDLHSHRGIIGKSKPMRDIYPMLDQLGEVDTTVLVTGESGTGKELVAEAVHYGGPRAKKPFIRVNCSALSDELLGSELFGHVRGAFTGAIRDKVGRFEAAQGGTILLDEIGDVSPRLQLGLLRVLETKEFERVGEAKTRKADVRVIAATNVDLPERIRAGLFRADLYYRLKVVQVHLPPLRDRAEDIPLLSEHFLRHFAANFGKTITRLSEEVMGILMDYAWPGNVRELKYAMEHACVVCPEGEIMAVHLPRELLSPAPPAVAATVGRPWRGGLTRQAIDGALRQAAGNRAQAARLLGVDRRTLYRNMARLGVG